From Rhizobium sp. NZLR1, a single genomic window includes:
- the rlmB gene encoding 23S rRNA (guanosine(2251)-2'-O)-methyltransferase RlmB: MSKDKKSGGTAATDPSAKDTHYATLRRAHRDGKRERGEIPTPQPQKRKRGGEDWKPPALAPDQVHLYGLHTVRAALDNPERKKIKLFVTQNALARLEVDVETLGIPFEMVSPQDIDKVLGPEAIHQGVMLETRPLPVRRLEALKDSPLLLVLDQVTDPHNVGAIMRSAVAFNAGAVITTQRHSPTESGVLAKSASGALELIPYIQVTNLADALGELHKLGFSTIGLDSEGPAPLEGTFSGGKVALVLGSEGKGLRQKTRETVNALARLDMPGAIKSLNVSNAAAIALYAARLYLKA; the protein is encoded by the coding sequence ATGAGCAAAGATAAAAAATCTGGCGGCACGGCCGCGACAGACCCATCGGCCAAGGATACGCATTACGCCACGCTGCGGCGCGCGCACCGTGACGGCAAGCGCGAACGCGGAGAGATTCCCACGCCTCAGCCACAGAAGCGCAAGCGCGGCGGCGAAGACTGGAAGCCGCCGGCGCTAGCGCCCGACCAGGTGCATCTCTACGGCCTGCATACGGTGCGCGCCGCCCTCGACAATCCCGAGCGCAAGAAGATCAAGCTTTTCGTGACGCAGAACGCGCTGGCGCGGCTCGAAGTCGACGTCGAAACACTCGGCATTCCCTTCGAAATGGTCTCGCCGCAGGACATCGACAAGGTGCTCGGCCCAGAGGCGATTCATCAGGGCGTCATGCTGGAAACACGGCCGCTGCCGGTCCGCCGGCTCGAAGCGCTGAAAGACAGCCCTCTCCTGCTCGTTCTCGACCAGGTGACCGATCCGCACAATGTCGGCGCCATCATGCGCTCAGCCGTCGCCTTCAATGCCGGCGCCGTTATCACCACACAGAGACATAGCCCGACCGAATCCGGCGTGCTCGCCAAGTCCGCCTCCGGCGCGCTGGAACTGATACCTTATATACAGGTTACCAATCTCGCCGATGCACTCGGTGAATTGCACAAGCTCGGTTTCTCCACCATCGGCCTCGATTCGGAAGGGCCGGCGCCGCTCGAAGGCACGTTCTCGGGCGGGAAGGTTGCGCTGGTGCTCGGCTCCGAGGGCAAGGGGCTGCGACAGAAGACGCGCGAAACCGTCAACGCGCTTGCCCGCCTCGACATGCCCGGCGCGATCAAATCGCTGAACGTCTCGAATGCCGCGGCAATCGCGCTTTATGCGGCGCGGCTTTACCTGAAGGCATAG
- the rplK gene encoding 50S ribosomal protein L11 codes for MAKKVAGQLKLQVKAGSANPSPPIGPALGQRGINIMEFCKAFNAATQEMEKGMPIPVVITYYQDKSFTFAMKQPPVSYWLKKEAKITSGSKTPGKGAKAGSLTKAQIKSIAEAKMKDLNAADIEGAMAMIEGSARAMGLEVVG; via the coding sequence ATGGCTAAGAAAGTTGCAGGCCAGCTCAAGCTTCAGGTCAAGGCAGGATCGGCAAACCCGTCCCCGCCGATTGGTCCGGCGCTTGGTCAGCGTGGCATTAACATTATGGAATTCTGCAAGGCGTTCAATGCCGCCACGCAGGAAATGGAAAAGGGTATGCCGATCCCGGTCGTCATCACCTATTACCAGGATAAGTCCTTCACCTTCGCGATGAAGCAGCCTCCGGTCAGCTACTGGCTGAAGAAGGAAGCGAAGATCACCTCCGGTTCCAAGACGCCCGGCAAGGGCGCCAAGGCCGGCTCCCTCACAAAGGCTCAGATCAAGTCGATCGCAGAAGCCAAGATGAAGGATCTGAACGCAGCGGATATCGAAGGTGCAATGGCGATGATCGAGGGCTCTGCCCGCGCCATGGGCCTGGAAGTGGTGGGTTAA
- the nusG gene encoding transcription termination/antitermination protein NusG — protein sequence MAARWYIVHAYSNFEKKVAEDIENKARQKGLEHLFEKILVPTEKVVEVRRGRKVDSERKFFPGYVMVRANLTDEAYHLIKNTPKVTGFLGSDNKPVPIPDYEAERILGQVQEGVERPKASITFEIGEQVRVSDGPFASFNGTVQDVDEERSRLKVEVSIFGRATPVELEYAQVEKV from the coding sequence ATGGCGGCACGTTGGTACATCGTCCACGCATATTCCAATTTTGAAAAGAAGGTCGCTGAGGACATCGAGAACAAGGCTCGCCAGAAGGGGCTTGAGCACCTGTTCGAGAAGATCCTCGTGCCGACCGAGAAGGTGGTGGAAGTGCGTCGCGGCCGCAAGGTCGACAGCGAGCGCAAGTTTTTCCCGGGCTACGTCATGGTTCGTGCCAATCTGACCGATGAAGCCTATCACCTGATCAAGAATACGCCGAAGGTTACAGGTTTCCTCGGCTCCGACAATAAGCCAGTTCCGATTCCGGATTATGAAGCCGAGCGCATTCTCGGTCAGGTCCAGGAAGGTGTCGAGCGGCCGAAGGCCTCGATTACCTTCGAGATCGGCGAGCAGGTTCGTGTTTCCGACGGCCCGTTCGCTTCGTTCAACGGCACGGTTCAGGACGTCGACGAAGAGCGTTCGCGCCTGAAGGTTGAGGTGTCGATCTTCGGCCGCGCAACGCCGGTCGAACTCGAATACGCTCAGGTCGAGAAGGTCTGA
- the tuf gene encoding elongation factor Tu, with the protein MGKSKFERNKPHVNIGTIGHVDHGKTSLTAAITKYFGEYKAYDQIDAAPEEKARGITISTAHVEYETPARHYAHVDCPGHADYVKNMITGAAQMDGAILVCSAADGPMPQTREHILLARQVGVPAIVVFLNKVDQVDDAELLELVELEVRELLSSYDFPGDDIPIVKGSALAALEDSDKKIGEDSIRELMAAVDAYIPTPERPINLPFLLPIEDVFSISGRGTVVTGRVERGIVKVGEEVEIVGIRPTTKTTVTGVEMFRKLLDQGQAGDNIGALIRGVTRDGVERGQILCKPGSVKPHKKFMAEAYILTKEEGGRHTPFFTNYRPQFYFRTTDVTGIVSLPEGTEMVMPGDNVTVSVELIVPIAMEEKLRFAIREGGRTVGAGIVASIVE; encoded by the coding sequence ATGGGAAAGAGTAAGTTTGAGCGCAACAAGCCGCACGTCAACATTGGCACGATTGGCCACGTTGACCACGGCAAGACGTCTCTGACGGCAGCGATCACGAAGTACTTCGGCGAGTACAAGGCGTACGACCAGATCGACGCTGCTCCGGAAGAAAAGGCCCGCGGCATCACCATTTCGACGGCACACGTCGAGTATGAGACGCCGGCCCGCCACTATGCACACGTCGACTGCCCCGGCCACGCCGACTACGTCAAGAACATGATCACCGGTGCTGCCCAGATGGACGGCGCGATCCTGGTGTGCTCGGCCGCTGACGGCCCGATGCCGCAGACGCGCGAACACATCCTGCTGGCCCGTCAGGTCGGCGTTCCGGCCATCGTGGTGTTCCTGAACAAGGTCGACCAGGTTGACGACGCCGAGCTTCTCGAACTGGTCGAGCTCGAAGTTCGCGAACTGCTGTCGTCCTACGACTTCCCGGGCGATGACATCCCGATCGTCAAGGGTTCGGCGCTGGCCGCCCTTGAAGATTCGGACAAGAAGATCGGCGAGGATTCGATCCGCGAACTGATGGCCGCTGTCGACGCCTACATCCCGACGCCTGAGCGTCCGATCAACCTGCCGTTCCTGCTGCCGATCGAAGACGTGTTCTCGATCTCGGGCCGCGGTACGGTTGTGACCGGCCGCGTCGAGCGTGGCATCGTCAAGGTTGGCGAAGAAGTCGAGATCGTCGGCATCCGCCCGACGACGAAGACGACGGTGACCGGCGTTGAAATGTTCCGCAAGCTGCTCGACCAGGGCCAGGCTGGCGACAACATCGGCGCGCTGATCCGCGGCGTCACCCGTGACGGCGTTGAGCGTGGCCAGATTCTGTGCAAGCCGGGCTCTGTCAAGCCGCACAAGAAGTTCATGGCTGAAGCCTACATCCTGACGAAGGAAGAGGGTGGCCGTCATACGCCGTTCTTCACCAACTATCGTCCGCAGTTCTACTTCCGCACGACCGACGTGACGGGCATCGTATCGCTGCCGGAAGGCACGGAGATGGTCATGCCGGGCGACAACGTCACGGTATCGGTCGAGCTGATCGTTCCGATCGCGATGGAAGAAAAGCTGCGCTTCGCGATCCGCGAAGGTGGCCGCACCGTCGGCGCCGGTATCGTTGCTTCTATCGTCGAGTAA
- the secE gene encoding preprotein translocase subunit SecE — translation MASKSNPFAFLQQVRSETSKVTWPSRRETMISTVMVLVMVVFAALFFFAADQLIGWVLSFVLNTGN, via the coding sequence ATGGCATCCAAATCCAATCCGTTTGCGTTTCTGCAGCAGGTTCGCTCCGAGACGTCCAAAGTTACATGGCCGTCGCGCCGCGAGACGATGATCTCGACGGTTATGGTGCTTGTGATGGTAGTTTTCGCCGCGCTTTTTTTCTTTGCCGCTGACCAGCTGATCGGCTGGGTTCTGAGCTTCGTGCTGAATACCGGCAACTGA
- a CDS encoding AprI/Inh family metalloprotease inhibitor codes for MIRIIPRLAAAAAALLVCGLAYGQEIDPDILKAQAGTYLVAPEDGGAGCRMTLETGTAIGGYGLSGQDSCAKPLPSLAESYAWNFDGNGGIILIDPLRKVLARFVENEGSPMKTEGRVPLLLIAAPDGVDRLPTFNSLAGIWTMQRPDGEKLCGVTLDGHVNADGNAPLSLSGDCAANVARLKLTVWHIEGFGLTLMGDDGSSLDFDMRADGNFDKSKDEGGKPLSLVRH; via the coding sequence ATGATCCGTATCATCCCCCGCCTTGCGGCTGCAGCAGCGGCGCTGCTTGTCTGCGGTCTCGCATATGGGCAGGAGATCGATCCCGATATTCTCAAAGCGCAGGCCGGAACTTATCTCGTTGCCCCGGAAGACGGTGGAGCCGGATGCCGGATGACGCTCGAAACCGGCACAGCCATCGGCGGTTATGGGCTGTCCGGACAGGATTCCTGCGCCAAGCCGCTGCCTTCGCTTGCCGAGTCCTATGCCTGGAATTTCGACGGCAATGGCGGCATCATCCTGATCGATCCGCTGCGTAAGGTGCTGGCCCGTTTCGTCGAGAACGAAGGGTCGCCGATGAAGACGGAAGGTCGGGTGCCGCTTTTGCTGATCGCCGCACCCGACGGCGTCGATCGACTACCGACCTTCAACAGCCTTGCCGGGATTTGGACGATGCAAAGGCCGGACGGCGAAAAGCTCTGCGGCGTGACACTCGACGGCCATGTCAATGCTGACGGCAACGCGCCGCTGTCACTATCCGGAGACTGCGCCGCTAATGTCGCCAGGCTGAAACTGACAGTCTGGCATATCGAGGGTTTCGGGCTGACGCTGATGGGCGATGACGGCTCATCGCTTGACTTCGACATGCGCGCCGACGGCAATTTCGACAAATCGAAGGACGAAGGCGGCAAGCCGCTATCGCTCGTCCGTCATTGA
- a CDS encoding dienelactone hydrolase, giving the protein MKLGFRDGVLYDENRSNWDADGPRPISWSLWYPAADETRESDTTERGWFQKAKVARDAPVRPGAQPYPLVLLSHGTGGSAAGLEWLARRLVDRGFAALGVNHHGNTGNEPYRTEGFACLWERAPDLSYMLDHRDDWLSDLCGHVDTTNVFAAGFSAGAYSVMLLLGAVTQFSQFEPSRMKPGGARGPREFPDLADHIPTLLSTSEVFRQSWSRMTKSYRDERIKAALLCAPGRSVLDFSAETLKAVDAPALILVGDADRAAPAEECSAWLHARLSRSALKIFVGGLGHYIFVPEGTALGLAFAAELFTDPPGIERAAIHDEIADLSAALFRDTAIDARG; this is encoded by the coding sequence ATGAAATTGGGCTTCCGCGACGGCGTCCTTTACGACGAGAACAGGTCGAACTGGGACGCAGACGGCCCCAGACCCATCAGCTGGTCGCTGTGGTATCCCGCTGCCGATGAAACGCGGGAAAGCGACACAACGGAAAGAGGCTGGTTCCAAAAGGCGAAAGTCGCCCGCGACGCACCCGTCCGGCCGGGTGCCCAACCTTATCCCCTCGTCCTGTTGTCGCATGGCACCGGCGGATCCGCGGCCGGACTGGAATGGCTGGCGCGACGGCTGGTCGATCGCGGATTTGCAGCGCTTGGCGTCAACCATCACGGCAATACCGGCAACGAGCCCTATCGCACTGAAGGCTTTGCCTGTCTTTGGGAGCGGGCGCCGGATCTCAGCTACATGCTCGATCACCGCGATGACTGGCTCAGCGATCTCTGCGGTCATGTCGATACGACCAACGTCTTCGCGGCCGGATTTTCGGCCGGAGCCTATAGCGTGATGCTGCTTCTTGGCGCCGTCACCCAGTTCTCGCAGTTCGAACCGTCCAGGATGAAGCCGGGTGGCGCGCGCGGACCGAGGGAATTTCCCGACCTTGCCGATCATATCCCGACATTGCTTTCCACCAGCGAGGTGTTTCGCCAATCCTGGTCCCGCATGACAAAGTCCTACCGGGATGAGAGAATCAAGGCCGCACTGCTGTGCGCGCCGGGCCGGTCCGTTCTCGATTTCAGCGCGGAAACCCTGAAAGCTGTCGATGCGCCCGCCCTTATCCTGGTCGGCGACGCCGACAGGGCTGCGCCGGCCGAGGAATGTTCGGCATGGCTGCATGCGCGGCTCTCACGCAGCGCTCTTAAGATCTTCGTTGGCGGCCTTGGGCATTACATCTTCGTGCCGGAGGGCACCGCACTCGGCCTTGCCTTTGCGGCAGAGCTCTTTACCGATCCGCCGGGCATCGAGCGCGCGGCCATTCATGACGAGATTGCCGATCTATCGGCAGCACTGTTTCGAGATACCGCCATCGACGCCAGGGGCTGA
- a CDS encoding NAD kinase: MGRSFQTLSFLASPTTEALEAREELIRIYGDVPADDADVIVALGGDGFMLQTLHSTMNSGKLVYGMNRGSVGFLMNDYRSEQLQERICVAVENVFRPLQMTTANADGTNSTALAINEVYLFRQSYQAANLRVAVDGRVRLEELICDGLMVATPAGSTAYNLSAHGPILPLEAPLLAMTPVSAFRPRRWRGALLPNRVTVDIDVLEPVKRPVNAVADNTEVKSVLHVRIAQSEHMTARILSDPDRSWSDRILAEQFKD, from the coding sequence ATGGGCCGTTCATTTCAGACTCTTTCCTTTCTCGCCTCACCGACGACAGAGGCGCTTGAAGCGCGCGAGGAGTTGATTCGCATTTATGGTGACGTGCCGGCCGACGATGCCGACGTTATCGTCGCGCTCGGCGGCGACGGTTTCATGCTGCAGACGCTGCACAGCACGATGAACTCCGGCAAGCTGGTCTACGGCATGAATCGCGGCTCGGTCGGCTTCCTGATGAACGACTATCGCAGCGAACAACTTCAGGAGCGCATCTGCGTCGCCGTCGAAAACGTCTTCCGGCCATTGCAGATGACGACGGCCAACGCCGACGGCACCAATTCGACGGCACTCGCCATCAACGAGGTCTATCTATTCCGCCAGTCCTATCAGGCCGCCAATCTACGGGTCGCGGTGGATGGGCGCGTCCGCCTGGAGGAGCTGATCTGCGACGGGCTGATGGTGGCGACCCCCGCCGGGTCGACAGCCTATAATCTTTCCGCCCATGGCCCGATCCTGCCGCTCGAGGCCCCACTGCTCGCCATGACGCCGGTCAGCGCTTTCAGGCCACGGCGTTGGAGGGGCGCACTGCTTCCCAACAGGGTGACGGTCGATATCGACGTCCTCGAGCCGGTCAAGCGGCCGGTGAACGCCGTGGCCGACAATACCGAGGTCAAATCGGTGCTGCATGTCCGCATCGCCCAGTCGGAACATATGACGGCACGCATCCTTTCCGATCCCGACCGCTCCTGGTCCGACCGTATTCTCGCCGAGCAGTTCAAGGATTGA
- the rplJ gene encoding 50S ribosomal protein L10 encodes MERAEKREFVTELSEVFKASGSVVVAHYAGATVAQMNDFRSKMRAAGGTVKVAKNRLAKIALQGTEAEGITNLFKGQTLIAYSTDPITAPKVVMDFAKTNDKIIVLGGSMGTTTLNADAVKSLATLPSLDELRAKLLGMIQTPATRIAGVVAAPASQLARVFAAYAKKDEAA; translated from the coding sequence GTGGAAAGAGCGGAAAAACGCGAATTCGTCACGGAACTGAGTGAAGTCTTCAAGGCTTCGGGCTCAGTTGTCGTGGCCCACTATGCTGGTGCCACAGTCGCGCAGATGAACGATTTTCGTTCGAAGATGCGTGCAGCTGGCGGTACCGTCAAAGTCGCGAAGAACCGCCTGGCCAAAATTGCCCTTCAGGGTACGGAAGCGGAAGGGATTACCAATCTCTTCAAGGGTCAGACGCTGATTGCATACAGCACCGATCCGATCACCGCTCCGAAGGTCGTCATGGATTTCGCCAAGACCAATGACAAAATCATTGTTCTGGGTGGTTCCATGGGAACAACCACGCTCAACGCCGATGCAGTCAAGTCGCTTGCGACCCTGCCTTCGCTCGATGAGCTGCGTGCGAAGCTGCTGGGCATGATCCAGACACCGGCTACCCGCATCGCTGGAGTTGTTGCAGCACCGGCAAGCCAGCTTGCCCGCGTGTTCGCGGCCTACGCCAAGAAGGACGAAGCCGCTTAA
- the rplL gene encoding 50S ribosomal protein L7/L12 translates to MTDLAKIVDDLSALTVLEAAELSKLLEEKWGVSAAAPVAVAAAGGGAAAAVVEEEKTEFDVILTDVGANKINVIKEVRAITGLGLKEAKDLVEGAPKAVKEGVNKAEAADIKKKLEDAGAKADVK, encoded by the coding sequence ATGACTGATCTCGCAAAGATCGTTGACGACCTCTCCGCGCTGACCGTTCTGGAAGCCGCAGAACTGTCGAAGCTTCTTGAAGAAAAGTGGGGCGTTTCCGCTGCTGCTCCGGTAGCTGTAGCTGCTGCTGGCGGCGGTGCTGCTGCTGCTGTCGTTGAAGAAGAAAAGACCGAGTTCGACGTCATCCTCACGGATGTCGGCGCCAACAAGATCAACGTCATCAAGGAAGTCCGCGCCATCACCGGTCTCGGCCTCAAGGAAGCCAAGGACCTCGTCGAAGGCGCTCCGAAGGCTGTCAAGGAAGGCGTCAACAAGGCTGAAGCCGCTGACATCAAGAAGAAGCTTGAAGATGCTGGCGCCAAGGCCGACGTCAAGTAA
- the rplA gene encoding 50S ribosomal protein L1, with product MAGKRTQKINEGVDPTKLYALTLAIGMVKERAVAKFDETIEVSMNLGVDPRHADQMVRGVVNLPNGTGRTVRVAVFARGVKADEAKAAGADIVGAEELVEIVQGGKIEFDRCIATPDMMPLVGRLGKVLGPRGMMPNPKVGTVTMDVAGAVKASKGGAVEFRVEKAGIVHAGIGKASFDAKALEENIRAFADAVIKAKPAGAKGNYVKRVAISSTMGPGVKIEVGSVTASPTA from the coding sequence ATGGCTGGTAAGCGCACGCAGAAGATCAACGAAGGTGTTGATCCCACCAAGCTCTACGCTCTGACCCTGGCCATCGGCATGGTCAAGGAACGGGCTGTCGCCAAGTTCGACGAAACCATCGAAGTCTCGATGAACCTCGGCGTCGACCCGCGCCATGCGGACCAGATGGTTCGCGGCGTCGTCAACCTGCCGAACGGCACCGGCCGTACGGTTCGCGTTGCCGTCTTCGCTCGTGGCGTCAAGGCTGATGAAGCCAAGGCTGCCGGTGCCGATATCGTCGGCGCTGAAGAGCTCGTCGAAATCGTCCAGGGCGGCAAGATCGAATTCGATCGCTGCATCGCCACCCCCGACATGATGCCGCTCGTCGGTCGTCTCGGTAAGGTTCTCGGCCCGCGGGGCATGATGCCGAACCCGAAGGTCGGCACCGTCACCATGGATGTCGCCGGAGCCGTCAAGGCTTCCAAGGGCGGCGCTGTCGAGTTCCGCGTCGAGAAGGCTGGCATCGTCCATGCCGGCATCGGCAAGGCCTCTTTCGACGCCAAGGCTCTGGAAGAAAACATCCGCGCTTTTGCCGACGCCGTCATCAAGGCGAAGCCGGCTGGCGCCAAGGGCAACTACGTCAAGCGCGTGGCGATTTCTTCGACCATGGGCCCCGGCGTCAAGATCGAAGTCGGCTCGGTCACCGCAAGCCCGACTGCGTAA
- a CDS encoding NAD(P)-dependent oxidoreductase, which translates to MKKRILFTGGSGKAGRHTVPWLINAGYEVHNLDLVPLDSPGVTNLIADITDSGQVFNALSMHRDFPDLDAGRGVQPFDAVVHFAAIPRILIKPDNETFRINTMGTYNVIEAAVKLGIRKVIVASSETTYGVCFAEGHRDFHQFPLEEDYDVNPMDSYGLSKVVNEKTARAFAERSGFDIYALRIGNVIEPHEYERFPTYFANPEMRKRIAWSYIDARDLGQICHLCIEKDGLGYQVFNAANDTVSANTPSKELAKRFYPNVPFTREIGEYEGLLSNRKIREVLGFNEEHDWRKYVTV; encoded by the coding sequence ATGAAGAAGCGGATTCTGTTCACGGGCGGTTCGGGCAAGGCAGGTCGCCATACCGTGCCGTGGCTCATCAATGCCGGTTACGAGGTTCACAACCTCGATCTCGTGCCGCTGGACAGTCCCGGCGTCACCAACCTCATTGCCGACATCACCGATAGCGGTCAGGTCTTCAACGCTCTGTCGATGCACCGCGATTTTCCTGATCTGGACGCGGGCCGGGGCGTGCAGCCTTTCGATGCCGTCGTGCACTTCGCCGCCATCCCGCGCATCCTGATCAAGCCCGACAATGAGACTTTCCGCATCAACACGATGGGCACTTACAATGTCATCGAGGCGGCGGTGAAGCTCGGCATCAGGAAGGTTATCGTCGCATCGAGCGAGACGACCTACGGCGTCTGCTTCGCCGAAGGCCATCGTGATTTCCACCAGTTCCCGCTGGAGGAAGACTACGACGTCAATCCGATGGATTCCTACGGGCTCTCCAAGGTGGTCAACGAGAAGACGGCCCGCGCCTTTGCCGAACGTTCAGGCTTCGACATCTATGCGCTGCGTATCGGCAACGTCATCGAGCCGCACGAATATGAGCGGTTCCCCACCTATTTCGCCAATCCCGAAATGCGCAAGCGCATTGCCTGGAGCTATATCGACGCCCGCGATCTCGGGCAGATCTGCCATCTCTGCATCGAAAAGGACGGTCTCGGCTATCAGGTCTTCAACGCGGCCAACGACACCGTCTCGGCCAACACGCCGTCGAAGGAGCTTGCGAAGCGATTCTACCCGAACGTGCCCTTCACCCGCGAAATCGGCGAATATGAAGGCCTGCTCTCCAACCGCAAGATCCGCGAGGTGCTGGGTTTTAACGAAGAGCACGATTGGCGGAAATATGTGACGGTCTGA